A single genomic interval of Streptomyces showdoensis harbors:
- a CDS encoding response regulator transcription factor encodes MDGGTIRIVLADDERMVRTALRVILDAEPGLEVVGEAATGAEAVSVVRELRPDVVLMDVRMPEIDGIQATRQILSSLPERAEPSERAEPGGPRIVVVTTFENDAYVYDALRVGAAGFLLKRAAPEELVSAVRLVARSDSLLYPAAVRGLAAEHARRHPPAAPPWAARLTEREAEVLRRMAKGLTNAEIAAGMGVGPATVKSHVAAVLAKTGARDRTQAVIAAYESGFITPG; translated from the coding sequence ATGGACGGCGGCACGATCAGGATCGTCCTCGCGGACGACGAGCGGATGGTCCGGACGGCGCTGCGGGTGATCCTGGACGCGGAGCCCGGCCTGGAGGTCGTCGGGGAGGCCGCCACCGGCGCCGAGGCGGTCTCGGTGGTGCGGGAGCTGCGGCCCGACGTGGTCCTCATGGACGTCCGGATGCCCGAGATCGACGGCATCCAGGCCACCCGGCAGATCCTGTCGTCACTGCCGGAGCGGGCGGAGCCGTCGGAGCGGGCGGAGCCGGGCGGGCCCCGGATCGTGGTCGTGACCACCTTCGAGAACGACGCCTACGTGTACGACGCGCTGCGGGTCGGCGCGGCCGGCTTCCTGCTCAAGCGGGCCGCGCCGGAGGAGCTGGTGAGCGCGGTGCGCCTGGTGGCCCGCAGCGACTCGCTGCTCTACCCGGCCGCCGTCCGCGGCCTCGCCGCCGAGCACGCCCGCCGCCATCCGCCGGCCGCCCCGCCGTGGGCGGCCCGGCTCACCGAGCGGGAGGCGGAGGTGCTGCGCCGGATGGCGAAGGGCCTGACCAACGCGGAGATCGCCGCCGGGATGGGCGTGGGCCCGGCGACGGTGAAGAGCCATGTGGCCGCGGTTCTGGCGAAGACCGGCGCGAGGGACCGCACGCAGGCGGTGATCGCCGCGTACGAGTCGGGGTTCATCACCCCGGGGTGA
- a CDS encoding sensor histidine kinase, translating into MTRFWGALFGQRARRRWLHLILGGALFMPYWLVGTVAVGPFSPDGNVLGGGLRFQLAAYAVGLPIAALTALFPLARPMSVAAARALCGVAPGRFADGPARGSGARARTAGWFTLHLGAGALLSGATLALPPFALAVCALPFSAELRASELGRFWHLDRPWLAWAGLPLGLLMLLGLAAVVAAAGALLAREAPRLLGPGPADRLAAAERRAAELAVRNRLARELHDSVGHALSAVTLQAGAARRVLDSGAAGADLGFVREALSAIEETTRRTVGELDAVLGLLRSGEDDGELDAPGLDALDALVRGAGPGVRLTVGGSLSGLPEAVSREAYRIVQEGLTNAVRHARGETVTARIALSGDELEITMENPLPATPPVARPDGGRGLRGIAERARLLGGTAQAGPADGTWLLAARLPVGTGGGQR; encoded by the coding sequence GTGACCCGCTTCTGGGGCGCCCTCTTCGGGCAGCGGGCCCGGCGGCGCTGGCTGCACCTGATCCTCGGCGGCGCGCTGTTCATGCCGTACTGGCTGGTCGGCACCGTGGCCGTGGGGCCGTTCTCGCCGGACGGCAACGTCCTCGGGGGCGGCCTGCGCTTCCAGCTCGCGGCCTACGCCGTCGGGCTGCCGATCGCCGCACTGACCGCGCTCTTCCCGCTCGCCCGGCCGATGTCGGTGGCGGCGGCCCGGGCGCTGTGCGGGGTGGCGCCCGGCCGGTTCGCCGACGGGCCCGCCCGGGGATCCGGCGCCCGGGCCCGGACCGCCGGGTGGTTCACCCTCCACCTCGGGGCGGGCGCCCTGCTCAGCGGGGCCACGCTGGCGCTGCCGCCGTTCGCGCTGGCGGTGTGCGCGCTGCCGTTCTCGGCGGAGCTGCGCGCCTCCGAACTCGGCCGCTTCTGGCACCTGGACCGGCCCTGGCTCGCCTGGGCCGGGCTGCCGCTCGGGCTCCTGATGCTGCTCGGGCTCGCGGCGGTCGTCGCGGCGGCGGGCGCGCTGCTGGCCCGCGAGGCGCCCCGGCTGCTCGGGCCCGGACCGGCGGACCGGCTCGCGGCGGCCGAGCGGCGCGCGGCCGAACTGGCCGTGCGCAACCGGCTCGCCCGCGAACTGCACGACTCGGTGGGCCACGCCCTGAGCGCGGTCACCCTCCAGGCGGGCGCGGCCCGCCGGGTGCTCGACTCGGGCGCCGCAGGCGCGGACCTCGGCTTCGTCCGGGAGGCGCTCAGCGCGATCGAGGAGACCACCCGGCGCACGGTCGGCGAACTCGACGCGGTCCTCGGCCTGCTGCGCAGCGGCGAGGACGACGGCGAGCTCGACGCGCCCGGCCTGGACGCTCTGGACGCGCTGGTGCGGGGCGCGGGGCCGGGGGTGCGGCTGACCGTCGGCGGGAGCCTGTCGGGGCTGCCGGAGGCGGTGTCGCGGGAGGCCTACCGGATCGTGCAGGAGGGGCTGACCAACGCCGTGCGCCACGCGCGGGGCGAGACGGTGACGGCGCGGATCGCGCTGTCGGGGGACGAACTGGAGATCACCATGGAGAATCCGCTGCCCGCGACCCCGCCGGTGGCCCGCCCGGACGGCGGCCGCGGCCTGCGCGGCATCGCCGAACGCGCCCGGCTGCTCGGCGGCACCGCCCAGGCCGGCCCGGCGGACGGGACCTGGCTGCTGGCCGCCCGGCTGCCGGTGGGCACGGGCGGAGGGCAGCGCTGA
- a CDS encoding IclR family transcriptional regulator, which translates to MSTSDTGGAQVKSAVRTVELLEYFAGRPGMHSLAAVQEAVGYPKSSLYMLLRTLVELGWVETDATGTRYGIGVRALLVGTSYIDGDEVVAAARPTLDRLSDDTTETIHLARLDGTNVVYLATRQSQHYLRPFTRVGRRLPAHSTSLGKALLATHTDEQVRKLLPETLPALTEHTVTDREQLIEELRLVREQGYAVDREENTLGLRCFGIAIPYRTPARDAISCSVPVARLTPGHEQLIKDALFDARDRLALATRRL; encoded by the coding sequence ATGTCGACGAGCGACACGGGTGGGGCCCAGGTCAAGTCCGCCGTGCGGACCGTGGAGTTGCTGGAGTACTTCGCCGGACGGCCCGGGATGCACTCGCTCGCCGCCGTCCAGGAGGCCGTCGGCTACCCGAAGTCCAGCCTCTACATGCTGCTGCGCACCCTGGTCGAGCTCGGCTGGGTGGAGACCGACGCGACCGGCACCCGGTACGGGATCGGCGTGCGGGCGCTGCTCGTCGGCACCTCGTACATCGACGGCGACGAGGTGGTGGCCGCCGCCCGGCCGACCCTCGACCGGCTGTCCGACGACACCACCGAGACCATCCACCTGGCCCGCCTCGACGGCACCAACGTGGTCTACCTGGCGACCCGCCAGTCCCAGCACTACCTGCGCCCGTTCACCCGGGTCGGGCGCCGGCTGCCGGCCCACTCGACCTCGCTGGGCAAGGCACTGCTCGCCACCCACACCGACGAGCAGGTGCGCAAGCTGCTCCCCGAGACGCTGCCCGCGCTCACCGAGCACACCGTCACCGACCGCGAACAGCTCATCGAGGAGCTGCGCCTCGTCCGCGAACAGGGCTACGCGGTCGACCGCGAGGAGAACACCCTGGGGCTGCGCTGCTTCGGCATCGCGATCCCCTACCGGACCCCGGCCCGGGACGCCATCAGCTGCTCGGTGCCGGTGGCCCGGCTGACCCCGGGGCACGAACAGCTCATCAAGGACGCGCTGTTCGACGCCCGCGACCGGCTGGCGCTGGCGACCCGCCGGCTCTGA
- a CDS encoding aldehyde dehydrogenase (NADP(+)), with product MAAEPVWSVDPRTGKAREQVAVEATAEEIDRVVRAAHTTLGALADRTARAALLRTAADLLDEAREHVIEAADAETALGPVRLTGELARTTAQLRSFAEVVDAAAFLDVRISRPDPATTPPTPDLRRMKIPLGVVAVYAAGNFPLAFSVPGGDTASALAAGCPVVIKAHPDHPATSELCAALLRRAAVKAGLPADVVSLVHGFEAGVGLIRHPLVAAAGFTGSVRGGRALFDAAAARPVPIPFHGELGSLNPVVITPAAAEARAEEIGAGLAGSMTLGEGQFCTKPGFVLAPRGDAGDRFVAALTAAVSETEPGVMLDHRMRGAFLDGVRERAGLPGVTAPVTPGAGGEHTVSAGVLTVDAGLLPEGGHAPLLEECFGPVTVVARYDGREQLSAVLGLLPGNLTATLHIAEEDPGAASLLAELTPLAGRILVNGWPTGVAVAAAQHHGGPYPATTSTGTSVGGTAIERWLRPVTYQSTPGHLLPPELRDDNPLGVPRN from the coding sequence GTGGCGGCAGAACCAGTGTGGAGCGTGGACCCCCGGACGGGAAAGGCGCGCGAACAGGTCGCCGTGGAGGCCACGGCCGAGGAGATCGACCGGGTCGTGCGCGCCGCGCACACCACCCTCGGCGCGCTCGCCGACCGCACCGCCCGGGCCGCGCTGCTGCGGACCGCGGCCGACCTCCTCGACGAGGCCCGCGAGCACGTCATCGAGGCCGCCGACGCCGAGACCGCCCTCGGGCCGGTCCGGCTCACCGGCGAACTCGCCCGCACCACCGCCCAGTTGCGCTCCTTCGCCGAGGTCGTCGACGCGGCCGCCTTCCTCGACGTGCGGATCTCCCGGCCCGACCCGGCCACCACCCCGCCCACCCCCGACCTGCGGCGCATGAAGATCCCGCTCGGCGTCGTCGCCGTCTACGCCGCCGGCAACTTCCCGCTCGCCTTCTCCGTCCCCGGCGGCGACACCGCCAGCGCCCTCGCGGCCGGCTGCCCCGTCGTGATCAAGGCGCACCCGGACCACCCGGCCACCTCCGAGCTCTGCGCCGCCCTGCTGCGCCGGGCCGCCGTCAAGGCCGGGCTCCCCGCGGACGTCGTCTCCCTCGTGCACGGCTTCGAGGCCGGCGTCGGGCTGATCCGCCACCCGCTGGTCGCCGCCGCGGGCTTCACCGGCTCCGTACGCGGCGGGCGCGCGCTCTTCGACGCCGCCGCCGCCCGTCCCGTGCCCATCCCCTTCCACGGCGAACTCGGCTCCCTCAACCCGGTGGTGATCACCCCGGCCGCCGCCGAGGCGCGGGCCGAGGAGATCGGCGCCGGACTCGCCGGCTCCATGACCCTGGGCGAGGGCCAGTTCTGCACCAAGCCCGGCTTCGTGCTCGCGCCCCGGGGCGATGCGGGCGACCGGTTCGTCGCCGCGCTCACGGCCGCCGTCAGCGAGACCGAGCCGGGCGTGATGCTCGACCACCGGATGCGCGGCGCCTTCCTCGACGGGGTGCGCGAGCGGGCCGGGCTGCCCGGCGTGACCGCCCCCGTGACCCCGGGCGCCGGCGGGGAGCACACCGTCAGCGCCGGGGTGCTCACCGTCGACGCGGGGCTGCTGCCCGAGGGCGGCCACGCCCCGCTCCTGGAGGAGTGCTTCGGCCCGGTCACCGTCGTCGCCCGCTACGACGGCCGCGAGCAGCTCAGCGCCGTCCTCGGCCTGCTGCCCGGCAACCTCACCGCCACCCTGCACATCGCCGAGGAGGACCCCGGCGCCGCCTCGCTGCTCGCCGAACTCACCCCGCTCGCCGGCCGGATCCTCGTCAACGGCTGGCCGACCGGCGTCGCCGTCGCCGCCGCCCAGCACCACGGCGGCCCCTACCCGGCGACCACCTCCACCGGCACCTCCGTCGGCGGGACGGCGATCGAGCGCTGGCTGCGCCCGGTCACCTACCAGTCGACCCCCGGGCACCTGCTCCCGCCGGAGCTGCGCGACGACAACCCGCTCGGCGTGCCCCGGAACTGA
- a CDS encoding zinc-dependent alcohol dehydrogenase family protein, whose translation MGNDTMTRAVLFHELGGPEVLAVEEVPLRAPGPGELRVRVEAIGLNRAEVLFRSGTYYYRATLPGSRLGYEAAGVVEEVGEGVTDYAPGDAVMAAANFDFGVHGVYAERVVLAEEYVVPRPTGVDAVTAAAAWLAYSTAYGGMVEAGGLRPGDEVVITGASSGVGTAAIQTALRIGAVPIATTRGEEKRRRLLDLGAARVITTGTQDLVAEVRRHTGGRGARVAFDAIGGPGFAELGDALEPGGTAVLYGWLDPRPAAVSLNWPLTVRGYANGAVVRTPEGRARMAGFIGSGLRDGSLAPVIAEVFEGLAAVPDAHRLMESGTHIGKIVVRVPH comes from the coding sequence ATGGGAAACGACACGATGACGAGGGCGGTCCTGTTCCACGAGCTCGGCGGCCCTGAGGTGCTGGCCGTCGAGGAGGTGCCGCTGCGGGCGCCGGGCCCGGGCGAGCTGCGGGTGCGGGTGGAGGCGATCGGCCTCAACCGGGCCGAGGTGCTGTTCCGTTCGGGCACGTACTACTACCGGGCGACGCTGCCCGGCTCGCGGCTGGGCTACGAGGCCGCCGGGGTGGTCGAGGAGGTCGGCGAGGGCGTGACGGACTACGCGCCGGGCGACGCGGTGATGGCGGCGGCCAACTTCGACTTCGGCGTGCACGGGGTGTACGCGGAGCGGGTGGTGCTGGCGGAGGAGTACGTGGTGCCGCGCCCCACGGGGGTGGACGCGGTGACCGCGGCGGCGGCCTGGCTGGCGTACTCGACGGCCTACGGCGGCATGGTGGAGGCGGGCGGGCTGCGGCCCGGGGACGAGGTGGTGATCACCGGCGCGTCCAGCGGGGTCGGCACGGCCGCGATCCAGACGGCGCTGCGGATCGGGGCGGTGCCGATCGCCACGACCCGCGGCGAGGAGAAGCGCCGGCGGCTGCTCGACCTGGGCGCGGCGCGGGTGATCACCACCGGCACCCAGGACCTGGTCGCGGAGGTGCGGCGGCACACCGGCGGCCGGGGCGCACGGGTCGCGTTCGACGCGATCGGCGGCCCCGGCTTCGCCGAGCTGGGCGACGCCCTGGAGCCGGGCGGCACGGCGGTGCTGTACGGCTGGCTGGACCCGCGGCCCGCGGCCGTGTCGCTGAACTGGCCGCTGACCGTGCGGGGTTACGCCAACGGCGCGGTGGTGCGGACGCCCGAGGGGCGGGCCCGGATGGCCGGCTTCATCGGCTCCGGGCTCCGCGACGGCTCGCTGGCTCCGGTGATCGCGGAGGTGTTCGAGGGGCTGGCGGCGGTCCCGGACGCCCACCGGCTGATGGAGTCCGGCACCCACATCGGGAAGATCGTGGTGCGGGTGCCGCACTGA
- a CDS encoding AraC family transcriptional regulator has protein sequence MDVLSDAIAAMRTGRPHSSRTVRFAPWGFRFPATRGAGFHVVLQGTAWLLPPDDTAPVRLGPGDVVLLAHGAGHGLADHPDTPLVDAVPAPDGSWPSLPDRGPVGAEETLLLCGSYQLSRARAHPLLSGLPPYVHLPARVGAHPRLRAAVDLLGAELAEPQPGADTIVPALLDTLLLYLLRTWWLAECADRSTGWSAALSDPAVAGALRALHDDPARPWTVEELGALGGLSRAAFARRFTALVGRPPLAYLTWWRMTTAGRLLRTDDLPLRTVAQRSGYSSEFAFAKAFKREYGVAPGQYRRAA, from the coding sequence ATGGACGTACTGAGCGATGCCATCGCCGCCATGCGGACCGGCCGGCCGCACTCCTCCCGCACCGTCAGGTTCGCGCCCTGGGGCTTCCGCTTCCCCGCCACCCGGGGCGCCGGATTCCACGTCGTCCTCCAGGGCACCGCCTGGCTGCTGCCCCCCGACGACACGGCGCCCGTCCGGCTGGGCCCCGGCGACGTGGTCCTGCTCGCCCACGGCGCCGGACACGGACTCGCCGACCACCCCGACACCCCGCTCGTCGACGCCGTCCCCGCCCCCGACGGCTCCTGGCCGAGCCTCCCCGACCGCGGACCCGTCGGAGCCGAGGAGACCCTGCTGCTGTGCGGGTCCTACCAGTTGAGCCGGGCCCGCGCCCACCCGCTGCTCAGCGGGCTGCCGCCGTACGTCCACCTCCCCGCCCGGGTCGGCGCCCACCCCCGGCTGCGCGCCGCGGTCGACCTGCTCGGCGCCGAACTCGCCGAACCCCAGCCGGGCGCCGACACGATCGTCCCCGCCCTCCTCGACACCCTGCTGCTCTACCTGCTGCGCACCTGGTGGCTGGCCGAGTGCGCCGACCGGTCCACCGGCTGGTCCGCCGCCCTCAGCGACCCGGCCGTCGCCGGCGCCCTGCGCGCCCTCCACGACGACCCGGCCCGCCCCTGGACGGTCGAGGAACTCGGCGCCCTCGGCGGCCTGTCGAGGGCCGCGTTCGCCCGCCGCTTCACCGCCCTCGTCGGCCGGCCCCCGCTCGCGTACCTCACCTGGTGGCGCATGACGACCGCCGGCCGGCTGCTGCGCACCGACGACCTGCCCCTGCGGACCGTGGCCCAACGCTCGGGCTACTCCTCGGAGTTCGCCTTCGCCAAGGCGTTCAAGCGGGAGTACGGGGTGGCGCCGGGGCAGTACCGGAGGGCGGCGTAG
- a CDS encoding MFS transporter, giving the protein MTSTDAPEAAVAPKSAGATGSSGAAGAAGAAGAAGAAGAAGDTVPVDTTGTARPTAGSAGTAGSAGTGSPPSPGAPPGDRRPGPALVAAMLGFALITLDTSVVNVALPAIGGDLGAGMAGLQWVVDAYTLAFAALLLSSGALADRIGASRAYAVGVVGFTLASVACGLAPGLPSLLAARAVQGAAAAAMLPASLALVREAYGDPVRRARAVSLWAAGATVAVALGPVVGGALTTAWSWRGIFFVNLPLGLVALALLTRVAGSARRPAPLDLPGQLTATAALGGLTFAAIEGGTAGWWALGGAAVSFAAFLAIEARRAHPMVPLGLFRDRTVAVAVTAGAANSVAFYGMVFVFSLFFQQVLGLSALGAGLMFLPMTGLLAGVNVLSAKVAARYGARLPILVGQTVAVAGLLGLLTVDAETPRAAQALLLVPLALGVGFSLPPLIAAMMEAVPAERAGTAAGLLNAIRQTAGALAVAVFGSLVAQGMAAALRTSLLISAGLLALATLGALRLPRRRA; this is encoded by the coding sequence ATGACCTCAACCGACGCCCCCGAAGCCGCCGTTGCCCCGAAGTCCGCCGGAGCCACCGGCTCCAGCGGCGCCGCCGGCGCCGCTGGAGCCGCTGGAGCCGCTGGAGCCGCTGGAGCCGCTGGAGACACCGTCCCCGTCGACACCACTGGCACCGCCAGACCCACCGCAGGCTCCGCAGGCACCGCAGGCTCCGCAGGCACCGGCTCCCCGCCCTCCCCCGGCGCCCCGCCCGGCGACCGGCGCCCCGGTCCCGCGCTCGTCGCCGCGATGCTGGGCTTCGCCCTGATCACGCTCGACACCTCGGTGGTCAACGTGGCGCTGCCCGCGATCGGCGGCGACCTCGGGGCAGGGATGGCCGGCCTGCAGTGGGTGGTCGACGCGTACACCCTGGCGTTCGCGGCACTGCTGCTGTCCAGCGGCGCGCTCGCCGACCGGATCGGCGCGAGCCGTGCGTACGCGGTCGGGGTCGTCGGCTTCACCCTGGCCTCCGTCGCGTGCGGGCTCGCCCCGGGCCTGCCCTCGCTGCTCGCGGCCCGCGCCGTGCAGGGCGCGGCGGCCGCGGCGATGCTCCCGGCCTCCCTCGCGCTGGTGCGGGAGGCCTACGGCGACCCGGTGCGGCGGGCCCGCGCGGTGTCGCTGTGGGCGGCGGGCGCCACCGTCGCGGTGGCCTTGGGGCCGGTCGTCGGCGGCGCGCTGACCACGGCGTGGAGCTGGCGCGGGATCTTCTTCGTCAACCTGCCGCTCGGCCTGGTCGCGCTCGCCCTGCTGACCCGGGTCGCGGGCTCGGCGCGGCGGCCCGCGCCGCTGGACCTGCCGGGCCAGCTGACGGCGACGGCCGCGCTGGGCGGGCTGACCTTCGCGGCGATCGAGGGCGGTACGGCGGGGTGGTGGGCGCTGGGCGGCGCGGCGGTCTCCTTCGCCGCCTTCCTGGCGATCGAGGCGCGGCGGGCGCACCCGATGGTGCCGCTCGGCCTGTTCCGGGACCGGACGGTGGCCGTGGCGGTGACGGCGGGCGCGGCGAACAGCGTGGCGTTCTACGGCATGGTCTTCGTCTTCAGCCTCTTCTTCCAGCAGGTGCTGGGGCTTTCCGCGCTGGGCGCGGGCCTGATGTTCCTGCCGATGACGGGGCTGCTCGCCGGGGTGAACGTGCTGTCGGCGAAGGTGGCGGCGCGGTACGGGGCCAGGCTGCCGATCCTGGTGGGCCAGACCGTGGCCGTCGCGGGGCTGCTCGGGCTGCTGACGGTGGACGCGGAGACCCCGCGGGCGGCGCAGGCGCTGCTGCTCGTGCCGCTGGCGCTGGGGGTCGGCTTCTCACTGCCGCCGCTGATCGCCGCGATGATGGAGGCGGTCCCGGCCGAGCGGGCGGGCACCGCGGCGGGCCTGCTGAACGCGATCCGGCAGACGGCGGGGGCGCTGGCCGTCGCGGTCTTCGGCTCGCTCGTCGCGCAGGGCATGGCGGCGGCGCTGCGGACCTCGCTGCTGATCAGCGCGGGCCTGCTGGCCCTGGCCACGCTCGGCGCGCTGCGCCTGCCGCGCCGGCGCGCCTAG
- a CDS encoding GlxA family transcriptional regulator produces MPASRVRRVAVIAAPPASMFNLAIPEMLFAKVEVDGGPGYETVICAPDPGPVATTGGLDLHVPLGLDATDAADTVILAGSGSYTDPDPRILDALRRAAAAGKRIASICTGSFALAAAGLLDGRAATTYWAYREQLAERHPTIDLQDDVLFVQDGPVLTSSGYAAGIDLCLHVIRTDHGAAVANTVARLALVAPVRPGGQTQFTLTPLPPERGVSFARTRAWAMEHLDEPLTLTDLARHAGVSVRTLSRRFHAETGVSPLQWLLHQRVERAKELLETTSLPMDRVARAGGLGTADSLRRHLLRRTGLTPSAYRASFDRLGSAAATAAAGGATATATAASAS; encoded by the coding sequence ATGCCCGCGTCCCGGGTCCGCCGCGTCGCCGTGATCGCCGCCCCGCCCGCCTCGATGTTCAACCTCGCCATCCCCGAGATGCTCTTCGCCAAGGTCGAGGTCGACGGCGGCCCCGGCTACGAGACGGTGATCTGCGCCCCCGATCCCGGCCCCGTCGCCACCACCGGCGGCCTCGACCTGCACGTCCCCCTGGGGCTCGACGCCACCGACGCGGCCGACACCGTGATCCTGGCCGGCAGCGGCTCGTACACCGATCCCGACCCGCGGATCCTGGACGCGCTGCGCCGGGCAGCCGCCGCGGGCAAGCGGATCGCGTCCATCTGCACCGGTTCCTTCGCGCTGGCCGCCGCCGGACTCCTCGACGGCCGCGCGGCCACCACCTACTGGGCCTACCGCGAGCAGCTCGCCGAACGGCACCCGACCATCGACCTCCAGGACGACGTCCTCTTCGTCCAGGACGGCCCGGTGCTCACCTCCTCCGGCTACGCCGCCGGCATCGACCTGTGCCTGCACGTCATCCGCACCGACCACGGCGCCGCCGTCGCCAACACCGTGGCCCGGCTCGCCCTCGTCGCGCCCGTGCGGCCCGGCGGCCAGACCCAGTTCACCCTCACCCCGCTGCCGCCCGAGCGCGGCGTCTCCTTCGCCCGCACCCGCGCCTGGGCGATGGAGCACCTCGACGAGCCGCTCACCCTCACCGACCTGGCCCGGCACGCCGGGGTGTCCGTCCGCACCCTCTCCCGCCGCTTCCACGCCGAGACCGGGGTCAGCCCGCTCCAGTGGCTCCTGCACCAGCGCGTCGAACGCGCCAAGGAGCTCCTGGAGACCACCTCGCTGCCCATGGACCGGGTGGCCCGGGCCGGCGGCCTCGGCACGGCGGACTCGCTGCGCCGGCACCTGCTGCGCAGGACGGGGCTGACCCCGAGCGCCTACCGGGCCTCCTTCGACCGGCTCGGCTCGGCGGCGGCGACGGCGGCGGCGGGCGGTGCGACCGCAACCGCGACCGCCGCCTCCGCGTCCTGA
- a CDS encoding GNAT family N-acetyltransferase — protein sequence MIGSPLRIHQAVPADLDAVVALHTEARATYYRGHLPDEAFAGPGELARSRAGWAAAIDAGRVLGARDTAGELLGIAAYGERDGVMTLSQLHVAPARWRGGVGTALHTACVDAWRAAGVSTARLEVFEPNLRARAFYAARGWLPDPDTPRDGDHLVLRLTLAPEAAAE from the coding sequence ATGATCGGATCCCCTCTTCGTATCCACCAGGCGGTCCCCGCCGACCTCGACGCCGTGGTCGCCCTCCACACCGAGGCCCGCGCGACCTACTACCGCGGCCACCTCCCCGACGAGGCCTTCGCGGGCCCCGGGGAGCTGGCCCGCTCCCGGGCCGGCTGGGCCGCCGCGATCGACGCCGGCCGGGTGCTCGGCGCCCGGGACACGGCCGGCGAGCTCCTCGGCATCGCCGCGTACGGGGAGCGCGACGGCGTCATGACCCTCTCCCAGCTCCACGTCGCCCCGGCCCGCTGGCGCGGCGGCGTCGGCACCGCCCTGCACACCGCCTGCGTCGACGCCTGGCGTGCCGCCGGGGTGTCCACCGCCCGCCTGGAGGTCTTCGAGCCGAACCTCCGCGCCCGCGCCTTCTACGCGGCCCGCGGCTGGCTCCCCGACCCCGACACCCCGCGCGACGGGGACCACCTCGTGCTCCGGCTCACACTCGCCCCGGAGGCAGCGGCGGAATGA
- a CDS encoding DsbA family oxidoreductase, producing the protein MRVEIWSDIACPWCYIGKARFEKGLAAFAHRDDVEVVHRSFELDPNRAKGDTAPVLEMLATKYGRTLDEARAMEAHVASNAHSEGLGYRTEGRDHGNTFDIHRLLHLAKERGRQSELLDLAYRANFAEERSVFEPGTLVALAVEAGLDEAEVRAVLADESAYADAVRADEREAAELGANGVPFFVLDRKYGVSGGQPAEVFTQALEQAWQGRTLQPVGGDADACDVDGGTC; encoded by the coding sequence ATGCGCGTCGAGATCTGGAGCGACATCGCCTGCCCCTGGTGCTACATAGGCAAGGCCCGCTTCGAGAAGGGCCTCGCGGCCTTCGCCCACCGCGACGACGTCGAGGTCGTGCACCGCTCCTTCGAGCTCGACCCGAACCGTGCCAAGGGCGACACCGCGCCCGTCCTGGAGATGCTGGCCACCAAGTACGGCCGCACCCTCGACGAGGCCCGCGCCATGGAGGCCCACGTCGCCTCCAACGCCCACTCCGAGGGACTCGGCTACCGCACCGAGGGCCGTGACCACGGCAACACCTTCGACATCCACCGCCTGCTGCACCTGGCGAAGGAGCGCGGCCGCCAGAGCGAGCTCCTCGACCTCGCCTACCGGGCCAACTTCGCCGAGGAGCGCTCGGTCTTCGAGCCCGGCACCCTGGTCGCCCTCGCCGTCGAGGCCGGTCTCGACGAGGCCGAGGTCCGCGCGGTGCTCGCCGACGAGTCCGCCTACGCCGACGCCGTCCGCGCGGACGAGCGCGAGGCCGCCGAACTCGGCGCGAACGGCGTGCCGTTCTTCGTCCTCGACCGGAAGTACGGGGTCTCCGGCGGCCAGCCCGCCGAGGTCTTCACCCAGGCCCTGGAGCAGGCCTGGCAGGGCCGCACCCTCCAGCCCGTCGGCGGCGACGCCGACGCCTGCGACGTCGACGGCGGCACCTGCTGA